A section of the Virgibacillus sp. NKC19-3 genome encodes:
- a CDS encoding D-alanyl-D-alanine carboxypeptidase family protein has product MFKKRTVLSIVMLSLLFFITACNSENTNGNDASNEAQQSSESETEEGINELPEEELNKMDQGEAVQTLQEGLNEIGYSLKLNGNFDEATTWAVTDFQLQQENLQAIGAYNEETKKALEDVLAAGDEIDVGAGLPQEVEASTSDEEANVVANPYDQLALVNKQNTLPSDYDPDDLVVPDIPFPFTEDLPKKQMREVASDALEDLFQAADEAGLDLVAQSGYRSYERQEAIFASNANEHGEEAANQFSAQPGQSEHQTGLTMDVTTPSINNELTTEFGETDEGKWVAEHAADYGFIIRYLEGQEEITEYQYEPWHLRYVGEKPAQEIMSQEITLEAYLDEE; this is encoded by the coding sequence ATGTTTAAAAAGCGCACAGTATTATCCATTGTAATGTTAAGTCTATTATTTTTCATCACAGCTTGTAATAGCGAAAACACGAATGGTAATGACGCTAGTAATGAAGCTCAGCAGTCTTCTGAATCTGAAACCGAAGAAGGAATCAACGAACTTCCTGAGGAAGAGCTAAACAAAATGGATCAAGGAGAAGCGGTGCAAACATTGCAGGAAGGTTTAAATGAGATTGGCTATTCCTTAAAGCTAAATGGGAATTTTGATGAGGCTACGACCTGGGCAGTGACCGATTTTCAATTACAACAGGAAAATTTACAGGCAATTGGTGCGTATAATGAAGAAACGAAAAAAGCGTTGGAAGATGTGCTTGCCGCAGGAGATGAAATCGATGTAGGCGCAGGGCTCCCGCAAGAAGTAGAAGCTAGCACATCAGATGAAGAAGCAAACGTAGTCGCTAACCCATATGATCAATTAGCATTAGTAAACAAGCAGAACACCCTGCCATCCGATTACGATCCAGATGATCTGGTAGTGCCGGACATCCCGTTTCCATTTACGGAGGATTTACCAAAAAAGCAAATGCGAGAAGTAGCTTCCGATGCTTTGGAAGATTTATTCCAAGCAGCGGATGAAGCTGGACTTGATTTAGTTGCACAATCCGGGTACCGTTCCTACGAGCGACAAGAGGCTATTTTTGCATCAAATGCTAATGAGCACGGAGAAGAAGCCGCAAACCAATTTAGCGCTCAACCTGGGCAAAGTGAGCATCAGACAGGTTTAACCATGGATGTTACAACCCCTAGTATAAACAATGAGCTAACTACTGAATTCGGTGAGACCGATGAGGGAAAATGGGTAGCGGAACATGCAGCTGACTATGGATTTATTATTCGATACCTCGAAGGACAAGAAGAGATTACGGAGTATCAATATGAGCCATGGCACCTGCGATATGTTGGTGAAAAGCCAGCCCAGGAAATCATGTCCCAAGAAATCACGCTGGAAGCGTACTTGGATGAGGAGTAA
- a CDS encoding MBL fold metallo-hydrolase — protein sequence MDKEMHESSDNKFIPMSSIESRTGQAVREDVYYYTDQIANICFIGAPTDEKWVLIDAGLPTAASEIKAVVKERYGEHRKPAAIILTHGHFDHVGGLVDLVQEWDVPVYAHELELPFLTGKERYPEPDSTVEGGLLAKISPMYPNEPINLGDNIKPLPADNSVPELSNWKWVHTPGHSAGHVSFFREKDALLLSGDAFITVRQDSVYNVLMQNKEINGPPRYLTTDWQAAWDSVKKLADLKPNIVVPGHGRFMEGQELTEGLNKLVTEFDRLAIPDYGKYVDDGVDEGNNRIT from the coding sequence ATGGATAAAGAAATGCATGAAAGCAGTGATAATAAATTCATACCGATGTCATCTATAGAAAGTAGAACAGGACAAGCGGTAAGAGAAGATGTTTATTACTACACGGATCAGATCGCAAATATATGTTTTATCGGAGCCCCAACGGATGAGAAGTGGGTTTTAATAGATGCGGGTCTGCCGACTGCTGCATCTGAAATAAAAGCAGTAGTAAAAGAACGCTACGGGGAGCATCGTAAGCCAGCAGCAATTATTCTAACCCATGGGCATTTTGACCACGTGGGAGGTTTAGTTGACTTAGTGCAAGAATGGGATGTTCCCGTATACGCGCATGAACTTGAACTGCCGTTTCTAACCGGAAAAGAACGTTACCCTGAACCGGATTCTACGGTAGAAGGCGGTTTATTAGCTAAAATATCGCCGATGTATCCGAATGAACCGATTAATCTGGGAGATAATATTAAGCCATTACCGGCAGATAATAGTGTACCTGAACTTTCTAATTGGAAGTGGGTGCATACACCAGGTCATTCAGCAGGTCATGTGTCCTTTTTTCGGGAGAAAGATGCCTTGCTATTATCAGGAGATGCGTTTATCACCGTAAGACAGGATTCCGTTTACAATGTATTAATGCAAAATAAGGAAATCAATGGTCCTCCCAGATACTTAACTACGGATTGGCAGGCTGCCTGGGATTCCGTGAAAAAATTAGCTGATTTAAAACCGAATATAGTAGTTCCTGGTCATGGAAGATTCATGGAAGGACAAGAGCTAACAGAAGGATTAAACAAGCTTGTTACCGAATTTGACCGGCTTGCCATTCCGGACTATGGCAAGTATGTCGATGATGGAGTGGACGAAGGCAATAATAGAATAACGTAA
- a CDS encoding SDR family oxidoreductase, with product MEILVVGANGQIGKHLVKLIQKNDNLQAKAMIRNEEQASFFKDLGAELSIVDLEQDVDAITNAAKGVDAVVFTAGSGGHTGKDKTMMVDLDGAVKTIEAAKNANVKRFIMISSFDTRREAIQTASSSFAPYVAAKHYADEWLRNSNLDYTIIHPGLLTNDEGTGQVELGSNVERGEVPREDIASVIASSLENDTTIGKEFQVVSGTKSIKEALNALS from the coding sequence ATGGAAATTCTTGTTGTAGGAGCCAATGGTCAAATAGGAAAACATCTGGTTAAACTGATTCAGAAAAATGATAACCTGCAAGCGAAAGCGATGATCCGTAATGAAGAGCAGGCTTCCTTTTTCAAAGATCTTGGTGCGGAACTTAGTATCGTAGATTTGGAACAAGACGTCGATGCTATTACCAATGCTGCAAAAGGCGTTGACGCGGTCGTATTCACAGCCGGTTCAGGCGGACACACTGGAAAAGATAAAACGATGATGGTGGATTTGGATGGCGCAGTTAAAACCATAGAAGCAGCTAAAAACGCGAATGTAAAACGGTTTATTATGATTAGTTCGTTTGACACCAGACGTGAAGCTATACAGACGGCCTCTTCATCTTTCGCCCCTTATGTTGCAGCTAAACACTATGCGGATGAATGGTTGAGAAACTCCAATCTGGATTATACCATTATCCATCCCGGTCTATTAACAAACGATGAGGGTACCGGTCAAGTCGAGTTAGGATCCAATGTTGAAAGAGGTGAAGTTCCTAGAGAGGATATCGCGAGTGTCATCGCCTCCAGCTTGGAAAACGATACAACAATTGGAAAAGAGTTTCAGGTAGTGTCTGGAACGAAATCGATTAAAGAAGCGTTAAATGCATTGAGCTAA
- the fni gene encoding type 2 isopentenyl-diphosphate Delta-isomerase, giving the protein MEEGINKRKTEHIRLCLTENVEGINKSTGLEGINFIHNALPEINFEDIQIDTHFLKKRINAPFLVSSMTGGSELATKINQNLATAAQEKGWAVALGSTRALLESDAHKESFLIRKQASTVPIIANLGAVQLNYGYGAEEAMRIVDMTGADSIVLHFNPLQEAVQDGGDLNFENLLPKIEKVTNALNVPVAAKEVGFGIDGTVAKRLYDAGISYIDVAGAGGTSWSQVEKLRSENPLKKAAAEAFNNWGIPTKDCIVSVRSELPDVPLVASGGMKSGVDAAKAITIGADVIGFARQLLQAATESAETVAQTMEQIELELKMTMFGIGARTLDELKNTKRVDIMGRSLLNENS; this is encoded by the coding sequence ATGGAAGAGGGTATAAATAAACGAAAGACAGAGCATATTCGGCTTTGTTTGACAGAAAATGTAGAGGGCATCAACAAATCAACAGGGTTGGAAGGTATAAATTTTATACATAACGCCTTGCCTGAGATTAATTTTGAAGATATTCAAATAGATACCCATTTTTTAAAAAAGAGAATAAATGCACCGTTTCTTGTCAGTTCGATGACTGGTGGATCAGAGCTTGCAACTAAAATTAATCAAAATTTGGCAACAGCTGCTCAGGAAAAGGGCTGGGCGGTTGCACTTGGTTCAACAAGAGCTTTGCTTGAAAGTGATGCACATAAGGAGTCTTTCTTAATACGTAAACAAGCATCAACTGTACCCATAATTGCGAATTTAGGAGCGGTACAATTAAATTATGGTTATGGCGCCGAAGAGGCTATGCGTATTGTTGATATGACGGGAGCAGACTCAATTGTGCTCCATTTCAACCCGCTGCAGGAAGCAGTGCAGGATGGAGGAGACTTAAATTTTGAAAATCTGCTACCAAAAATTGAAAAAGTCACCAATGCATTGAACGTTCCGGTTGCAGCAAAAGAGGTTGGATTTGGAATTGATGGTACGGTGGCCAAAAGGTTATATGATGCTGGAATCTCCTATATTGATGTTGCTGGGGCGGGTGGAACGTCCTGGAGTCAGGTGGAAAAGCTCCGTTCTGAGAATCCATTGAAGAAAGCAGCTGCAGAAGCTTTTAATAATTGGGGAATTCCAACGAAAGATTGTATTGTTTCTGTTCGTAGCGAATTACCTGATGTTCCACTTGTAGCAAGTGGTGGAATGAAGTCTGGTGTTGATGCAGCAAAAGCGATAACTATTGGTGCGGACGTTATTGGTTTCGCCCGACAACTGCTACAAGCTGCAACGGAATCAGCAGAAACAGTCGCCCAGACCATGGAGCAAATCGAACTTGAATTGAAGATGACAATGTTTGGTATCGGCGCGCGAACATTGGATGAATTAAAGAATACGAAGCGCGTAGATATTATGGGGAGATCGCTGTTGAATGAAAATAGCTAA
- a CDS encoding HD domain-containing protein produces the protein MKQYAKTFAEKAHAGQKRKSSDAPYISHPIRVAERLEENGFTDEVVCAGYLHDVVEDTPYEMKDIKCEFGERVAKLVAAHTEDKSKSWQERKQHTIDTITYAQKEIKYLIVADKLDNLLEMERDLKLQGDAAWDKFSAGFEKQKWYNQSIATNMYVGLDPNDAPDYFGEFEEAVERVFGAG, from the coding sequence TTGAAACAATATGCTAAGACTTTTGCAGAAAAAGCGCACGCTGGTCAAAAACGGAAAAGTTCAGATGCCCCTTACATTAGCCATCCCATTCGGGTTGCTGAAAGGCTTGAGGAGAATGGGTTTACAGACGAGGTTGTTTGCGCAGGATATTTACATGACGTGGTTGAAGATACACCTTATGAAATGAAAGATATCAAGTGCGAGTTTGGGGAGCGGGTTGCAAAGCTTGTTGCCGCCCACACTGAGGATAAATCCAAATCGTGGCAGGAGCGCAAACAACATACGATCGATACCATTACATATGCTCAAAAAGAAATAAAATACCTGATCGTTGCTGACAAATTGGATAACCTTCTTGAAATGGAAAGAGACTTGAAACTGCAAGGTGATGCAGCATGGGATAAATTTAGTGCAGGATTTGAAAAACAGAAATGGTATAATCAATCGATTGCTACAAATATGTATGTTGGATTAGATCCTAATGATGCGCCGGACTATTTTGGAGAATTTGAAGAGGCTGTGGAGCGGGTTTTTGGAGCAGGCTGA
- a CDS encoding DNA-3-methyladenine glycosylase I yields the protein MDKRRCKWVTADQLYIDYHDYEWGRPTHDDRKLFEMLCLEGAQAGLSWITILKRRENYRKAFDGFDPKVISTYGEDNIAELLQDEGIIRNKLKVRSVVTNAQAFLSVVEEFGSFDAYIWQFVEGEPIINEWQSHEKVPATTKESEQMSKDLKKRGFKFVGPTICYAFMQATGMVNDHTKECFLYAGK from the coding sequence ATGGATAAAAGACGCTGCAAATGGGTTACAGCAGATCAGCTTTATATCGATTATCATGATTACGAATGGGGAAGACCAACCCATGATGACCGGAAATTGTTTGAAATGTTGTGCTTGGAAGGTGCTCAAGCCGGTTTGAGTTGGATTACTATTCTGAAACGCCGTGAGAATTACCGCAAGGCATTTGATGGTTTTGATCCTAAGGTCATTAGCACATACGGGGAAGATAACATAGCAGAGCTTTTGCAAGATGAAGGTATTATTAGGAATAAGCTAAAAGTTCGCTCGGTTGTTACAAATGCGCAAGCCTTTTTAAGCGTGGTAGAAGAATTTGGAAGTTTTGATGCGTATATTTGGCAATTTGTAGAGGGAGAACCGATTATCAATGAGTGGCAGTCCCATGAAAAAGTGCCTGCTACAACGAAAGAATCGGAGCAAATGAGCAAGGATTTGAAAAAGCGTGGATTTAAATTTGTAGGACCTACCATTTGTTACGCATTCATGCAAGCAACCGGGATGGTGAATGATCATACAAAGGAATGTTTTCTATACGCTGGTAAATAG
- a CDS encoding diaminopimelate dehydrogenase yields the protein MENKIRVGIVGYGNLGRGTEASIGQQPDMELVAIFTRRNPDSIDNLHSDIDVLHIDEAKNYTDKIDVMLLCGGSATDLPEQVPAFAEMFNTVDSYDTHAKIPEFFASVDKVAQNSGKTSIISVGWDPGMFSMNRVMSEALLPEGETYTFWGKGLSQGHSDAVRRVEGVKKGVQYTIPSDKVMDQVRNGENPAVSKVDRHVRTCYIVAEEDADTAKIEQEIVTMPNYFADYETTVHFITEDELARNHSSMPHGGFVIRSGKTGEGSNQIVEYNLKLDSNPEFTSSVLTAYARAAYRLNQEGQKGAKTVYDVAPGYISPKSAEELRSEYL from the coding sequence ATGGAGAATAAAATTAGAGTTGGTATTGTGGGGTACGGTAATTTAGGAAGAGGCACAGAAGCTTCGATCGGGCAACAACCGGATATGGAACTTGTTGCTATTTTTACAAGAAGAAACCCGGATAGTATAGATAATCTTCATTCGGATATAGATGTGCTACACATCGATGAAGCGAAAAACTACACCGATAAAATCGATGTCATGCTCCTATGTGGTGGTTCTGCAACAGATCTGCCTGAACAGGTCCCCGCTTTTGCGGAAATGTTTAATACCGTAGATAGTTATGATACACATGCTAAAATCCCTGAATTCTTTGCATCTGTTGACAAAGTAGCACAAAATAGTGGGAAAACAAGCATTATCTCCGTTGGTTGGGATCCTGGTATGTTTTCCATGAATCGCGTCATGTCAGAGGCCCTTCTACCTGAAGGAGAGACGTATACATTTTGGGGGAAAGGCTTGAGTCAAGGCCATTCTGATGCTGTCCGCAGAGTTGAAGGTGTTAAAAAGGGCGTTCAGTACACCATCCCGTCTGATAAAGTAATGGACCAAGTTAGAAATGGGGAAAATCCAGCTGTATCCAAGGTTGATCGTCATGTGCGCACCTGCTATATTGTAGCCGAAGAAGATGCAGATACAGCCAAGATTGAACAAGAAATTGTAACAATGCCCAATTACTTTGCTGATTATGAAACGACCGTTCACTTTATCACAGAAGATGAACTAGCGCGGAATCATTCCTCCATGCCACACGGTGGGTTTGTCATTCGCAGTGGTAAAACCGGTGAAGGAAGTAACCAAATCGTCGAATATAATTTAAAATTGGATAGTAATCCCGAATTCACCTCAAGCGTTCTCACCGCCTATGCACGTGCAGCGTACCGGCTAAATCAAGAAGGGCAAAAAGGCGCGAAAACCGTTTACGATGTAGCTCCTGGATACATCTCTCCAAAATCAGCGGAAGAATTGCGCAGCGAGTACTTATAA
- a CDS encoding DUF2188 domain-containing protein: MPWTLNDYPSSMKNLDEATKKKAIDIANSMIDEGYEEGRAIPIATEQAKEWYQNASEDEIETYKKRGKPTQRAEEGKRYENNPERLEEAEEVVAHENGWAVQSSNADRASDIFENKDEAINRGREIAKNKGTSLIIYKQDGSIQERYSYKDN, translated from the coding sequence ATGCCTTGGACATTAAATGATTATCCATCATCCATGAAAAATTTAGATGAAGCGACAAAAAAGAAAGCAATTGATATTGCGAATTCCATGATCGATGAAGGTTATGAAGAAGGAAGAGCCATTCCAATCGCTACGGAACAAGCAAAGGAATGGTATCAAAATGCAAGTGAGGATGAAATTGAAACATATAAAAAACGTGGCAAGCCAACGCAACGTGCTGAAGAAGGGAAGAGATATGAAAATAATCCGGAACGTTTAGAAGAGGCTGAAGAGGTTGTGGCCCATGAAAACGGTTGGGCTGTACAATCGAGCAATGCAGATCGGGCCAGCGATATTTTTGAAAACAAGGATGAAGCGATCAACCGCGGCAGGGAGATTGCAAAAAATAAAGGAACCTCCTTAATCATTTACAAACAGGATGGATCAATCCAGGAAAGATATTCCTATAAGGATAATTGA
- a CDS encoding RAxF-45 family protein, giving the protein MNHADSCITTFIEYLWIRYAIFSGNFVQGIRMSLFNTK; this is encoded by the coding sequence ATGAATCATGCTGATAGTTGTATAACAACATTCATAGAATATCTGTGGATTCGTTATGCAATTTTTTCCGGAAATTTTGTCCAAGGGATACGTATGTCCCTTTTTAATACAAAATAG
- a CDS encoding sulfurtransferase — MTYLISVNRLKKRLENNQRNTVIVDVRFQLDDPDAGRKMYLENHLPGAVYMDLNKDLADRAQKHGGKHPLPDMDMFTAKIGKIGIDHQTSVVIYDQENDMFAARLWWLLHYLGHEKAYVLDGGYARWVAEGNDVTDEIPILEEKDFHPAVRENQIADIEEVKEKLEENAAVLIDSRAKDRYLGKTEPLYVKAGHIPGARNFFWKDVLTEKGSWKKKEELQTHFESLPKDKEIIVSCGSGISACPNVLALKAAGYTNVKLYPGSFSDWISYEENEVAMGEA; from the coding sequence TTGACTTATCTAATAAGTGTGAATCGACTGAAGAAGCGACTGGAAAATAATCAAAGGAACACAGTGATTGTGGATGTCCGTTTTCAACTGGATGATCCGGATGCCGGAAGGAAAATGTATTTAGAAAATCATCTCCCCGGTGCGGTCTATATGGATTTGAACAAAGATCTAGCTGACAGAGCCCAAAAGCACGGTGGAAAGCATCCATTGCCGGACATGGATATGTTTACAGCCAAAATAGGCAAGATCGGTATTGACCATCAAACTTCAGTGGTTATTTACGATCAAGAAAATGACATGTTTGCGGCAAGGTTGTGGTGGCTGCTACATTATTTAGGACATGAAAAAGCATATGTTTTAGATGGCGGTTATGCACGCTGGGTAGCGGAAGGGAATGACGTTACAGACGAAATTCCAATATTGGAAGAAAAAGATTTCCACCCAGCAGTTCGTGAAAATCAGATCGCAGACATAGAAGAAGTAAAAGAGAAATTGGAGGAAAACGCAGCTGTTTTAATCGATTCACGTGCAAAAGATAGATACCTAGGTAAAACCGAACCCTTATATGTGAAAGCCGGACACATCCCGGGAGCCAGAAATTTCTTTTGGAAGGATGTCTTAACAGAGAAAGGCTCTTGGAAAAAGAAGGAGGAACTGCAAACCCATTTTGAATCGTTACCAAAAGATAAAGAGATTATTGTTTCCTGTGGATCGGGTATTTCGGCATGCCCGAATGTACTTGCATTAAAAGCAGCAGGATACACCAATGTTAAACTTTATCCCGGTAGTTTCAGTGATTGGATTTCCTATGAAGAGAATGAAGTTGCAATGGGGGAAGCGTAG
- the abc-f gene encoding ribosomal protection-like ABC-F family protein, with product MIVCSIQNVTQTLGANTIFSNMACEIKQGERIGLIGRNGEGKTTLLHVIAKQVAPVSGNITWKKGLSVGLLQQNPDIDQRKNVQTLLFDVFSNLNRLRDEMIDLERKMSEETTPDQLDRHMGKYGELQEKFQQDGGYEIDAQVRRIMSGLQIEDLAEKEWKQLSGGERTKVGLAMLLLKAPDLLLLDEPTNHLDFLAIEWLTEFIKHYHGTILMVSHDRYFLDETVTSILEMDQGELIRYDTNYTNYVKEREERLLQEFQQYQDQQKKMKKMRETIKRLKEWANQANPPNDGLHRRAKSMEKALARMDVMKRPMLEQKKINLDFQMNKRSGKDVLTMENVSKQYGQKILFHHVHMHVRFQERIAIIGENGTGKTTLLNMILQAEMPDKGTIQQGSNLSIGFLSQHMLEMESERTVLAEFREHVQVAEGEARGILAKFLFYGNTVFQKVQWLSGGEKMRLRLAELVHQNHNLLILDEPTNHLDIASKEVLEEALEQFDGTIIAVSHDRYFLDRLFPVTYLLSEGKLMRYEGNYTYARKKWKQMNA from the coding sequence ATGATTGTTTGCAGTATACAAAATGTGACACAAACGCTTGGGGCAAATACGATATTTAGTAATATGGCTTGTGAGATAAAGCAAGGTGAACGAATTGGATTAATTGGTCGAAATGGAGAAGGGAAAACAACATTATTACATGTAATTGCAAAGCAAGTAGCGCCTGTTTCAGGAAATATTACGTGGAAAAAGGGTTTGTCTGTTGGGCTCTTGCAACAAAATCCAGATATTGATCAGCGGAAAAACGTGCAGACATTGCTTTTTGATGTGTTTTCTAACTTAAATCGCTTGCGTGATGAGATGATTGATTTGGAACGAAAGATGTCTGAAGAAACAACTCCTGATCAATTGGATCGTCACATGGGAAAGTACGGAGAATTACAAGAAAAATTCCAGCAAGATGGCGGCTATGAAATAGATGCACAAGTAAGACGAATAATGAGTGGCCTACAGATAGAAGATTTAGCTGAAAAAGAATGGAAGCAGCTAAGTGGCGGGGAAAGGACAAAGGTTGGTTTAGCCATGCTACTGCTAAAGGCGCCGGACCTCTTATTACTTGATGAACCAACGAACCATTTGGACTTTCTGGCAATCGAATGGTTGACTGAATTTATCAAACACTATCATGGGACAATCCTGATGGTTTCCCATGACCGCTACTTTTTAGATGAAACAGTGACATCCATACTAGAGATGGACCAAGGTGAGTTAATTCGATATGATACAAATTACACTAATTATGTAAAAGAGCGGGAAGAACGTTTACTTCAGGAATTTCAGCAATATCAAGATCAGCAAAAGAAAATGAAAAAGATGAGGGAAACCATTAAACGGCTGAAGGAGTGGGCAAATCAGGCAAATCCGCCTAATGATGGTCTGCATCGTCGTGCGAAAAGTATGGAAAAGGCGCTTGCTCGAATGGATGTCATGAAAAGACCTATGCTTGAGCAGAAAAAGATCAATCTTGATTTTCAGATGAATAAACGGAGTGGAAAAGACGTCTTAACGATGGAAAATGTGAGCAAACAATATGGGCAAAAAATATTGTTTCATCATGTGCATATGCATGTGCGCTTTCAAGAGCGAATTGCTATTATTGGGGAGAATGGAACCGGGAAAACCACGTTATTAAACATGATATTGCAGGCAGAGATGCCGGATAAGGGTACGATTCAGCAGGGAAGTAATCTCTCGATTGGATTTTTGTCACAACATATGCTGGAGATGGAAAGTGAACGAACTGTTTTAGCTGAATTTCGTGAACATGTTCAGGTTGCAGAGGGTGAAGCCAGAGGAATTTTAGCAAAATTCCTCTTTTACGGCAACACTGTGTTCCAAAAGGTACAATGGTTAAGTGGAGGGGAGAAAATGCGCCTTCGGTTGGCTGAGCTTGTTCATCAAAATCATAATTTATTGATCTTGGATGAGCCGACAAATCATCTGGATATTGCGTCTAAAGAAGTTCTGGAGGAAGCATTAGAGCAATTTGACGGCACTATCATTGCTGTTTCCCATGATCGCTACTTCTTGGATCGGCTTTTTCCTGTGACGTATTTATTGTCAGAAGGAAAGCTGATGCGATATGAAGGAAACTACACGTATGCTCGAAAGAAATGGAAGCAAATGAATGCGTAA
- the pepT gene encoding peptidase T, with the protein MKEEIIKRFTTYAKIDTQSDDTNQDTPSTPGQFDLANKLVDELKEIGMEDVSVDENGYVMATLPSNTQKEVPTIGFMAHVDTATDFTGKNVNPQVVENFDGTDITLHEDLQVVLSAKEFPELPSYKGNTLITTDGTTLLGADDKAGITEIMTAMDYLIQHPQIKHGRIRVAFTPDEEIGRGPHKFDVNRFDAAYAYTIDGGPLGELQYESFNAAAAKVTFKGNSVHPGTAKHKMINAGKMAAAFIGKFPEKEAPEHTEKYEGFYHLISINGDVENTQVTYIIRDFDKENFAARKAIFEKFVNEMKEMCGEANVELQMTDQYYNMREKIEPVKEIVNIAHQAMENLDVQPLVKPVRGGTDGSQLSYKGLPTPNIFTGGENFHGKYEYISVDNMEKATNVIVEICKLFESR; encoded by the coding sequence ATGAAGGAAGAAATTATCAAGCGCTTTACAACATATGCAAAAATAGACACGCAATCAGATGACACTAATCAGGATACCCCTTCGACTCCTGGCCAGTTTGATTTGGCAAATAAATTGGTAGATGAATTAAAGGAAATCGGTATGGAGGACGTGTCCGTTGATGAAAACGGATATGTGATGGCAACACTGCCTTCCAACACCCAAAAGGAAGTACCAACGATCGGATTTATGGCACATGTAGACACGGCAACAGACTTCACCGGTAAAAATGTTAATCCACAAGTCGTTGAAAATTTTGATGGAACGGATATTACGCTTCATGAAGATTTACAAGTTGTTTTGTCAGCAAAGGAATTCCCGGAACTTCCCAGCTATAAGGGAAATACCCTGATCACTACCGATGGCACAACACTTCTTGGAGCTGACGACAAAGCAGGCATCACCGAAATCATGACCGCAATGGATTATCTCATCCAACATCCCCAAATCAAACATGGCCGGATCCGTGTTGCTTTTACCCCGGATGAAGAAATCGGTCGCGGGCCGCATAAATTTGATGTCAATCGCTTCGATGCAGCCTATGCCTATACCATTGACGGCGGTCCACTAGGAGAATTGCAATATGAAAGCTTCAACGCAGCCGCTGCCAAGGTGACTTTCAAAGGAAACAGTGTTCACCCTGGTACAGCGAAACATAAAATGATCAACGCTGGGAAAATGGCCGCTGCATTTATCGGGAAGTTTCCAGAGAAGGAGGCGCCCGAACATACAGAGAAATACGAAGGATTTTACCACCTGATCTCTATAAATGGTGATGTGGAAAATACACAAGTGACTTATATTATTCGTGATTTTGATAAAGAAAACTTTGCCGCACGAAAAGCTATATTTGAAAAATTCGTCAACGAAATGAAAGAGATGTGCGGGGAAGCAAATGTCGAGTTGCAAATGACTGATCAATACTACAACATGCGTGAGAAAATCGAACCTGTGAAGGAAATCGTGAATATCGCCCATCAAGCAATGGAAAACCTTGATGTTCAACCACTAGTAAAACCTGTCCGCGGCGGAACTGATGGTTCACAACTTTCGTATAAGGGATTGCCTACACCAAATATCTTTACAGGAGGAGAGAATTTCCACGGCAAATATGAATATATTTCTGTTGATAATATGGAAAAAGCAACAAATGTCATCGTGGAGATCTGTAAACTATTTGAATCGAGGTAA